One stretch of Streptomyces peucetius DNA includes these proteins:
- a CDS encoding MBL fold metallo-hydrolase — protein MGFADDHLVPLVDEGLGNSAYLLDLGDGRALAMDASRDLRALHAAAERRGLHVAFAADTHLHADFLSGAVQLGHDAGATVLASAAGRRAFAHRGLADGDEVDLGGLTLRALATPGHTDEHLSFLLLDGSRELGVFTGGSLIVGSAARTDLLGADRTEELARAQYRSLKRLTALPDETAVWPTHGAGSFCSAPPGTERTTTIGAQKQTNALLGAPDEDTFASRLTASLGTYPAYFDRLAEINRRGPAVLTADPLLPALSPQQVRALTAEGGHVVDVRPAADYAAGHIPGSLSIPLRDQFATWLGWLLPDTAPLAFVTGEDQDPSEIVRQAYKIGYERLAGRLAGGMSAWLADGNRRTTTAFVTADRAAGRPYVDVRQESEFAAGHVPDAVHLELGGLPAAAADAPHGPVVACGHGERAMTAASLLERAGHTDVAVLDGGPADYAAHHGLRLVKGTENTRS, from the coding sequence ATGGGCTTCGCGGACGATCACCTCGTCCCGCTCGTAGACGAAGGGCTGGGCAACAGCGCTTATCTGCTCGACCTCGGTGACGGCCGCGCCCTGGCCATGGATGCCAGTCGTGACCTGCGCGCCCTGCACGCGGCGGCCGAGCGGCGCGGCCTGCATGTCGCGTTCGCCGCGGACACGCATCTGCACGCCGACTTCCTGTCCGGCGCCGTCCAGCTCGGCCACGACGCCGGCGCAACGGTGCTCGCCTCCGCGGCCGGCCGCCGCGCCTTCGCCCACCGGGGCCTCGCGGACGGTGACGAGGTCGACCTGGGCGGCCTGACGCTGCGGGCCCTGGCCACGCCGGGGCACACCGACGAGCACCTGTCGTTCCTGCTGCTGGACGGCTCCCGGGAGCTCGGGGTGTTCACCGGCGGGTCGCTGATCGTCGGCTCCGCCGCCCGCACCGACCTCCTGGGCGCCGACCGTACGGAGGAGCTGGCCCGCGCCCAGTACCGGTCGCTGAAGCGGCTGACCGCGCTGCCGGACGAGACCGCGGTGTGGCCGACCCACGGCGCCGGGTCCTTCTGCTCAGCCCCGCCCGGCACCGAGCGCACCACCACCATCGGCGCACAGAAGCAGACCAACGCGCTGCTCGGCGCGCCCGACGAGGACACCTTCGCGTCCCGGCTGACCGCGAGCCTGGGCACCTACCCCGCGTACTTCGACCGGCTCGCCGAGATCAACCGCCGCGGCCCCGCCGTGCTGACCGCGGATCCGCTGCTGCCCGCCCTGTCCCCCCAGCAGGTCCGGGCCCTGACAGCCGAGGGCGGCCACGTCGTCGACGTCCGGCCGGCCGCCGACTACGCCGCCGGTCACATCCCCGGCTCCCTGTCCATCCCCCTGCGCGACCAGTTCGCCACCTGGCTCGGCTGGCTCCTGCCCGACACCGCGCCTCTGGCGTTCGTCACCGGCGAGGACCAGGATCCGAGTGAGATCGTCCGGCAGGCATACAAGATCGGATACGAGCGCCTCGCCGGCCGCCTCGCCGGCGGCATGAGCGCCTGGCTCGCCGACGGCAACCGCCGGACCACCACCGCGTTCGTCACCGCCGACCGCGCCGCGGGCCGTCCCTACGTCGATGTGCGGCAGGAATCCGAGTTCGCCGCCGGGCACGTCCCGGACGCGGTGCACCTCGAGCTCGGCGGCCTTCCCGCTGCTGCCGCCGATGCCCCGCACGGTCCGGTCGTGGCCTGCGGGCACGGCGAACGCGCCATGACCGCCGCCAGCCTCCTGGAGCGTGCCGGCCACACCGATGTCGCCGTCCTCGACGGCGGACCGGCCGACTACGCCGCCCACCACGGACTGCGGCTCGTGAAGGGAACCGAGAACACCCGCTCGTGA